One Parasphingorhabdus cellanae genomic region harbors:
- a CDS encoding zinc-dependent metalloprotease encodes MILLFRVFSTIAFWSVLIVPVAAIAAPDIETNDAAPLQQDDDEECVGDDCENEDGAEDGEKKEKKKPKIKTIAEFIKGKKRISGLFSFYRDQETGIVYMEVTAEQLGPEYIYHNYVHSGVSGFLGRLTGLRSAGDMLDNYVISMRRRYKSIDIIQRNTGYVYDEDSTLGLGGRTNIPDSVMATLSIVAKNKNDTRFIVSANGLFKGKDLFRIGEASALLSIIGIVPKLNKQKSNIQLVRNYPENSEILSEYIFDFSKGAPPTSVIVQHSFARMPPKGFEPKQEDARIGYFTVRRTNLSTTKDIPYEDRIRRWRLEKKQPEAAISEPVKPITYWIENTTPHEYRDTIREAGLSWNPVFEAAGIKNAIEIKVQPDDATWDAGDIRYNVIQWVSSPNPLYSGYGPSIVNPRTGEILAANIVIEHNHVRRNKMLNGIFNRSGKAATMSGVELPEHLPEQLIEELGNEKNLFSHALLQVQDFAHLIALTKGAAGKGDDGDPMDRIIKDSLRYIVMHEIGHTLGLTHNMKASYYRSVEELTKMDTSIGEREKNHPTSGSVMDYPAPNILPEQNADMSYFPSGPGPYDYWAIRFGYDERMRDAAYRAEHLAKSGSSGLLFGNDMDAMRTPARGADPRIMAFDMSSQPVLFAVGQMQLIDEARKTLVDKLIKPGEPWDALVRANNILHTIYRQHAATISRYVGGVYIDRSPKGQSAVGPNPFVPVPLEEQKYAMAMLAQHIFAPNALQLPENLLPYLMPQRRGQSGIETPEVHSDALQIQSSVLDYLLHQKVLSRIIDSAQYGNGYTFDIMLDDLTSAIFEADMRGPVNIYRQNLQTAYVNKLLNIVEKKSGYEAVIAGTYGQVTKIDKMMRSKARSGDPSTRTHREYLRQIIKTALDGD; translated from the coding sequence ATGATCCTGTTGTTTCGCGTGTTTTCTACCATAGCCTTTTGGTCGGTGCTTATCGTGCCTGTCGCGGCAATAGCGGCTCCCGATATTGAAACAAATGACGCCGCGCCCTTGCAACAGGACGATGATGAAGAATGTGTCGGCGACGATTGCGAAAATGAAGATGGCGCAGAGGACGGAGAGAAAAAAGAAAAGAAGAAGCCCAAGATCAAGACGATCGCTGAGTTTATTAAAGGAAAGAAACGGATATCCGGCCTTTTCTCGTTTTACAGGGACCAAGAGACCGGTATTGTCTACATGGAGGTTACCGCCGAGCAACTCGGACCGGAATATATTTATCATAATTATGTGCACAGTGGCGTTAGTGGGTTTCTGGGAAGGCTGACTGGCTTGCGCTCTGCTGGGGACATGCTCGACAATTATGTTATCTCAATGCGCAGGCGTTACAAAAGCATCGACATCATCCAGCGTAACACCGGTTATGTATATGATGAAGACAGCACTCTGGGACTTGGCGGACGCACCAATATCCCTGATTCCGTGATGGCCACGCTTAGCATTGTCGCAAAAAACAAAAACGACACACGCTTTATCGTGTCAGCAAACGGATTGTTTAAAGGCAAAGATCTGTTCCGCATCGGTGAGGCCTCTGCACTGCTCTCAATCATCGGGATCGTGCCAAAACTAAACAAACAGAAATCCAATATCCAACTGGTCCGTAACTATCCGGAAAACTCAGAGATACTGTCGGAATATATATTTGATTTTTCGAAAGGGGCCCCGCCAACCAGCGTAATTGTCCAACATAGTTTTGCGCGCATGCCGCCCAAAGGATTTGAACCGAAACAAGAAGATGCAAGGATCGGCTATTTTACGGTCCGGCGCACAAATTTAAGCACAACAAAGGATATACCCTATGAAGATCGGATCCGTCGCTGGCGGTTAGAGAAAAAACAGCCCGAAGCCGCAATTTCTGAGCCTGTCAAACCGATCACTTACTGGATAGAAAATACGACGCCGCATGAATATCGCGATACTATCCGCGAGGCTGGATTAAGTTGGAACCCCGTTTTTGAAGCCGCAGGGATTAAAAATGCGATAGAGATCAAGGTGCAGCCCGATGATGCGACATGGGACGCGGGCGATATACGTTATAATGTCATCCAATGGGTTTCGTCTCCCAATCCTCTGTATAGTGGCTATGGCCCGTCAATCGTCAATCCACGTACCGGCGAAATATTGGCCGCGAATATTGTAATCGAACATAATCATGTCCGTCGCAACAAGATGCTCAACGGTATTTTTAATCGCAGCGGAAAGGCCGCAACAATGTCTGGCGTAGAATTACCCGAGCATTTGCCTGAGCAATTGATCGAGGAGCTTGGCAATGAGAAAAATCTTTTCTCTCATGCGCTGCTGCAGGTGCAAGATTTTGCGCACCTTATCGCTTTAACCAAGGGAGCGGCTGGCAAAGGGGATGACGGCGACCCGATGGATCGCATCATCAAAGACAGTCTCCGTTATATCGTGATGCATGAAATCGGCCATACGCTTGGCCTGACGCACAATATGAAAGCATCCTATTATCGCAGTGTTGAAGAGCTGACAAAAATGGATACGTCAATTGGTGAACGAGAGAAAAACCACCCGACTTCGGGTTCGGTCATGGATTATCCTGCTCCTAATATCCTGCCAGAGCAAAATGCCGATATGTCCTATTTTCCAAGCGGACCCGGCCCATATGACTATTGGGCGATTAGATTTGGCTATGATGAACGGATGAGGGATGCGGCCTATCGTGCGGAGCATCTTGCAAAATCGGGCAGCAGTGGCCTTCTTTTCGGTAATGACATGGATGCCATGCGGACGCCGGCTCGCGGTGCTGATCCAAGGATTATGGCTTTTGATATGTCATCTCAGCCCGTTCTGTTTGCCGTCGGTCAGATGCAATTGATTGATGAGGCGCGCAAAACGTTGGTCGACAAACTCATAAAGCCAGGCGAGCCATGGGACGCATTGGTGCGTGCTAATAATATCTTGCACACGATCTATCGGCAGCATGCTGCCACGATCTCACGCTATGTTGGCGGCGTCTATATCGATCGCAGTCCTAAGGGGCAAAGCGCAGTCGGTCCCAACCCCTTCGTTCCTGTTCCTTTAGAAGAACAGAAATATGCCATGGCGATGTTAGCTCAGCATATTTTCGCGCCAAATGCCTTGCAACTACCTGAAAATTTATTGCCTTATCTGATGCCGCAACGTCGTGGTCAGAGCGGCATAGAAACACCAGAGGTCCATTCTGACGCTTTACAGATTCAATCAAGCGTACTGGACTATTTGCTCCATCAAAAGGTTCTCAGCCGGATCATCGATTCAGCGCAATATGGCAACGGCTATACGTTTGATATCATGCTTGATGATTTGACCAGCGCGATATTCGAAGCGGATATGCGTGGACCAGTCAATATTTACCGTCAGAATTTGCAGACGGCATATGTCAATAAACTCCTCAACATCGTTGAGAAGAAGTCTGGTTATGAAGCCGTTATTGCTGGCACCTACGGGCAAGTAACCAAAATCGACAAGATGATGCGAAGCAAGGCGCGCAGCGGTGATCCGTCAACGCGCACTCACCGAGAGTATCTGCGTCAAATAATCAAAACAGCATTGGACGGAGATTGA
- a CDS encoding PQQ-dependent sugar dehydrogenase, which produces MIALPSFLAIGLAACGGDSSGSDRTAPTGGVTLPSTPSPTPSPTPTPTPAPTPPKPNAPLVLQKEPIGTFASPWAISFAPGTSFAFISEKAGTMKFVDIKSGQTGNVSGMPNVDFGGQGGLGDIAFLPSEAASSLGRRTIYLSWAEAGSGDTRGAAVGRGTLVCDQTMACKIEALTVIWQQEPKVDGAGHYSHKIAVSPDEKYLFVSSGDRQKQTPAQDNGNTLGTIVRLNLDGSPATGNPFANRGGPANQIWSFGHRNVLGLQFAPNGSLWAAEHGPRGGDEFNNVESGANYGWPIVSEGEHYDGRAIPSHSSRPDFKAPTLSWTPAIAPGDFIFYTGTVFNPWRGDALIAGLKSKAIIQVKISGNTATEAGRFAFNNRLRDIAQGPNGNVYVIEDGDNGRLLKLTPS; this is translated from the coding sequence TTGATCGCTCTCCCTTCGTTTCTTGCCATTGGCTTGGCTGCGTGTGGCGGCGATTCTTCTGGAAGTGACAGGACCGCGCCGACAGGCGGCGTAACTCTCCCTAGCACCCCGTCTCCTACGCCCAGTCCTACACCGACACCAACACCGGCACCAACACCGCCAAAACCCAACGCCCCCCTTGTGTTGCAAAAGGAACCTATCGGAACCTTTGCTAGCCCATGGGCCATTTCGTTTGCTCCCGGTACCTCGTTCGCTTTTATCAGCGAAAAAGCTGGCACGATGAAGTTCGTCGACATCAAGAGCGGTCAGACTGGAAACGTGTCGGGGATGCCCAATGTCGATTTCGGTGGACAAGGTGGACTGGGCGATATCGCCTTTCTTCCCTCAGAGGCTGCGAGTTCGCTGGGCCGCCGTACAATCTATCTGAGCTGGGCTGAGGCTGGCAGCGGCGACACACGTGGCGCGGCAGTAGGACGAGGAACCCTGGTTTGCGACCAGACCATGGCCTGCAAGATTGAAGCGCTCACCGTCATCTGGCAACAAGAGCCGAAAGTGGACGGCGCCGGTCACTATTCTCACAAGATCGCCGTCTCGCCGGATGAAAAATATCTGTTCGTAAGTAGCGGAGACCGTCAGAAGCAGACCCCGGCGCAAGACAATGGCAACACTCTTGGTACTATTGTGCGTCTGAATCTTGATGGGAGCCCGGCAACGGGAAATCCCTTTGCCAATCGCGGTGGTCCCGCCAACCAGATCTGGTCGTTTGGGCACCGCAATGTCCTCGGTCTGCAATTCGCGCCAAACGGCAGCTTGTGGGCCGCAGAGCACGGACCGAGAGGGGGCGACGAATTCAACAACGTGGAATCCGGTGCCAATTACGGCTGGCCGATCGTTTCGGAGGGTGAACATTATGACGGCCGCGCAATACCTTCCCACAGCTCGCGCCCCGACTTCAAGGCTCCGACATTGAGCTGGACTCCAGCGATCGCGCCAGGCGATTTCATTTTCTATACAGGTACAGTCTTCAATCCCTGGCGGGGAGACGCACTGATTGCGGGTCTAAAGTCCAAGGCCATCATCCAGGTCAAAATTAGCGGAAACACTGCCACTGAAGCGGGGAGGTTCGCTTTCAACAATCGGCTGCGCGACATTGCTCAGGGGCCCAACGGAAATGTCTACGTGATCGAAGATGGTGATAATGGGCGATTGCTCAAGTTGACACCAAGTTAA
- a CDS encoding RNA polymerase sigma factor yields the protein MRSEKISDEVQFSRRWRPALMSFFLRRVRNHAEAEDLTQEVFVRLLGSSEEVTKSPDAYVFQVASNLVRDRARRSKIRSEYRQTTASLDGHGIEPFDPHRIIASRDALSLFAQGLEDLPERTRNIFTLYRIENMSLDLIAESFGISKSAVKKHVTKAMVFLMARTRDSR from the coding sequence ATGCGTTCGGAAAAAATCAGTGACGAGGTTCAGTTTAGTCGCCGGTGGCGACCCGCTCTGATGTCATTTTTCCTTAGACGTGTTCGGAATCATGCCGAAGCAGAGGATTTGACGCAAGAGGTGTTTGTCCGCCTGCTGGGGAGCAGCGAGGAAGTAACAAAGTCGCCGGATGCTTATGTGTTTCAGGTGGCGAGTAACCTTGTGCGTGATCGTGCACGTCGTTCAAAGATACGTTCAGAATACCGCCAAACAACGGCCAGTCTTGATGGCCATGGCATAGAACCGTTCGATCCGCATCGCATCATCGCCAGCAGAGATGCGCTTTCGTTATTTGCTCAAGGTTTGGAAGATTTACCCGAAAGGACCCGCAATATTTTTACGCTCTATCGTATAGAAAATATGAGTCTCGATCTCATTGCCGAGAGCTTTGGTATTTCAAAAAGTGCCGTCAAAAAGCATGTGACGAAAGCAATGGTGTTCCTCATGGCGCGGACGAGGGACAGCCGATGA
- a CDS encoding TonB-dependent receptor produces MNFRAFRTSFLSGSVASAALVIFAQSVPAYAQQQTYTFDIPSQELGPALRAFAKTARQQILFDDADVRGKRAKALKGSYTARTALNKLLAGTALSVRQGQSGVFIVRQLTATPASQAVSGPVISEAPTNDSPTGIVSGTVVNRTTGSALAGALVRIQGTDLETVTDDRGQYYFPAVPRGRRVVRVEYLGESVTTVNVSVSAGSRQTANIVLGEITDDIVVFGYRSSIQQALNKQKNADNSATIVSSDLLGGFPAETVSEALRRVPGVAFGRDDATGEGSRILVRGFSSEAIQVQLNGLDLQGSNLDRTIDLSGFLTDNISEIRIQKSLLPSHEASGSGGLIEIETKSGLDYGDFAFNFSVEGETNTIASYGGEYQVNATMAKKITNNFGIVGSIQYRKTDRQNYDVSISDRIPNVLPAGFTAISQINGEENFPFEPEFEDRLIAGSRFSRRNRDEETLTASVNLAWDIADHTQLRLDLQRNMRNSVFEQSQVNASYNTFRRDVFVPELDGEVRRRNTYDSWRPTNTLRNTDQRLNSNIISFRGETVLDRLQLDYKLGYSGSRTKTDNTVIFLEGDIIRSGDLDIIINPATAVINTQDNAAMTPKYVDGGFVTLSNGLIIPSLTEAGYDSLINAEKYVVRSANRSFSNSPTDAYIGEFTATYEPDIGVIDYLKVGGKYNLSIRKAADDRPTSSIGNLKKSQEYKRIFGRNTPLSDIGISLFDTGSLSDIGADDLIVSFLPGSSVEDIFSGLDRFLVDDPNTGVNEERFRFRDFTELNPFLESLGLKPAKSKEERIAAFFETKINFGDFDAVGGVRMEQVTRTGTTIVTPSIRTDNDFQEPRITFFDQGLIDFNDLAGTQRTWTPSILVNYRPTDNIVARFGYFRSTINPSFLLLRRPTTYQLDIRSAITDQIRIRESNPDLVPSVTDNFDLDIAYYFQDSPGLIRASLFYKKISNNFTDVVSTESENADVRQRVLDYLEPLAATRPDLLTFDDDAVYLLERPENGVGGSIYGFELELIRQLDFLPGFLKDFGVLGNVTYTTSDFPTLLNGVDENRRFKQFLLDLPLEDQAAWVYNLSLNYARGGFDGRVIYTHQTEAVSSYNVHDLNQIVPAYSTLDLRLSYTFDKGGSGWTIFFEGDDLLHGPHDPDIRSGTGSNPDRKDARYFFSDSLQFNGGRTFTMGIKGRF; encoded by the coding sequence ATGAACTTCAGAGCCTTTCGAACCAGTTTTTTATCTGGCAGTGTAGCGTCTGCAGCCTTGGTGATATTTGCACAAAGCGTTCCAGCTTATGCTCAGCAACAAACCTATACATTTGATATCCCCAGCCAGGAATTGGGGCCGGCGCTCAGAGCATTCGCAAAAACCGCCAGGCAACAAATCTTGTTCGACGATGCGGATGTGCGCGGCAAGCGCGCTAAGGCTTTGAAGGGCAGTTACACAGCTCGGACCGCACTTAACAAATTGCTCGCCGGTACAGCACTTTCCGTCCGACAGGGGCAATCTGGAGTGTTCATCGTTCGCCAATTGACGGCAACGCCAGCTTCCCAAGCTGTTAGTGGTCCGGTTATTTCGGAAGCTCCGACAAATGATAGCCCAACGGGTATTGTGTCCGGTACGGTGGTCAACAGAACCACAGGTTCTGCGCTGGCGGGGGCGTTGGTCCGTATTCAAGGAACGGATCTGGAGACTGTTACGGATGATCGCGGTCAGTATTATTTCCCCGCTGTCCCGCGTGGCAGGCGTGTTGTCCGTGTTGAATATCTGGGTGAGTCGGTAACGACAGTGAATGTTTCGGTATCCGCGGGCTCACGACAAACAGCTAATATCGTACTTGGCGAAATTACCGACGATATCGTTGTTTTCGGATATCGCAGTTCTATCCAGCAGGCGTTGAATAAACAGAAAAACGCTGACAATAGCGCGACTATCGTTTCTTCGGACCTGCTCGGTGGTTTTCCAGCGGAAACTGTATCCGAAGCATTGCGCCGGGTTCCAGGCGTTGCCTTTGGCCGTGACGATGCGACAGGAGAGGGATCGCGTATCCTAGTACGCGGGTTCAGTTCCGAGGCGATTCAGGTTCAACTAAACGGTCTGGATCTTCAAGGAAGTAATCTCGATCGAACCATCGATCTAAGTGGATTTTTAACCGATAATATTTCTGAAATCAGAATCCAGAAATCATTGCTCCCGAGCCACGAGGCGAGCGGTTCCGGCGGGTTGATTGAGATAGAAACCAAATCGGGTCTAGATTATGGCGATTTCGCTTTCAACTTTAGTGTTGAAGGAGAAACAAATACGATTGCATCTTATGGTGGTGAATATCAGGTCAATGCCACGATGGCCAAAAAAATCACGAATAATTTTGGCATTGTAGGTAGTATTCAATATCGCAAAACCGACCGGCAGAACTACGATGTCAGCATTTCTGATCGAATACCTAATGTTTTACCTGCCGGTTTCACTGCCATTTCACAAATTAACGGTGAAGAAAACTTCCCCTTTGAACCTGAATTCGAAGATCGCTTGATCGCCGGTAGCCGCTTTTCCCGCCGGAACCGAGATGAAGAAACGCTGACAGCATCAGTGAACCTCGCTTGGGATATTGCTGATCATACGCAACTAAGACTCGATTTGCAGCGCAACATGCGAAATTCAGTGTTTGAACAGTCGCAGGTTAATGCATCATATAATACGTTCCGCCGGGATGTTTTCGTTCCTGAACTGGATGGAGAAGTGAGACGGCGCAATACCTACGACAGTTGGCGACCAACCAATACATTGCGCAATACCGACCAGCGTCTGAACAGCAATATTATCAGTTTTAGGGGCGAGACGGTACTGGATCGCCTGCAATTAGACTATAAGCTTGGCTATAGTGGATCGCGCACGAAAACCGACAATACGGTCATTTTTCTAGAAGGCGACATAATCAGGTCCGGTGATCTGGACATTATTATCAATCCAGCAACAGCAGTTATCAATACTCAGGATAACGCCGCTATGACACCCAAATATGTCGACGGCGGATTCGTAACACTATCCAATGGCCTTATTATTCCATCACTAACCGAGGCAGGCTATGACTCGCTCATCAATGCTGAAAAATATGTCGTGCGAAGTGCGAATCGTTCTTTTTCCAACAGCCCTACGGATGCTTATATCGGCGAGTTTACCGCCACATATGAACCAGATATAGGTGTTATCGACTATCTGAAGGTCGGAGGTAAATATAATCTAAGTATCCGCAAAGCAGCCGATGACAGGCCTACTTCCAGCATCGGTAATTTGAAAAAATCACAGGAATATAAGCGGATATTTGGCCGTAACACACCATTGTCCGATATCGGCATTTCCCTGTTCGATACCGGCTCACTGTCAGATATCGGGGCTGATGATTTGATCGTCTCTTTCTTGCCCGGCAGTTCGGTTGAAGACATATTTAGCGGACTGGACCGTTTTCTCGTTGATGACCCCAATACCGGAGTAAATGAAGAACGCTTCCGCTTTCGTGACTTTACGGAGCTTAATCCGTTTCTGGAAAGCCTTGGACTTAAACCAGCTAAATCCAAAGAAGAGCGCATCGCTGCATTTTTCGAAACAAAAATTAACTTCGGTGATTTTGATGCAGTTGGCGGTGTTCGCATGGAACAGGTGACACGCACCGGCACTACTATAGTCACACCATCCATAAGGACCGACAATGATTTTCAGGAACCGCGTATAACCTTCTTTGACCAAGGTCTTATCGACTTTAATGATCTGGCTGGCACTCAACGGACTTGGACGCCCAGCATATTGGTCAATTATCGCCCAACAGACAATATTGTCGCACGGTTTGGATATTTCCGCTCGACCATTAATCCCAGCTTTCTGTTATTGAGAAGACCAACAACCTATCAACTTGATATTCGTTCAGCAATCACAGATCAAATTCGCATTAGGGAATCGAATCCCGATCTTGTTCCAAGTGTAACCGATAATTTCGATCTCGATATCGCCTATTATTTTCAGGACAGTCCCGGCTTAATTCGAGCCTCGCTCTTCTACAAAAAGATCAGCAACAACTTTACTGATGTCGTATCGACAGAAAGCGAAAATGCAGATGTCAGACAGCGTGTGCTCGATTATTTAGAGCCGCTAGCGGCTACGCGGCCCGACCTCCTGACATTTGACGATGATGCTGTTTACCTGCTCGAACGACCAGAAAATGGTGTAGGCGGTTCAATTTATGGCTTCGAACTGGAGTTGATCCGTCAGCTTGATTTCCTCCCGGGCTTTTTGAAAGACTTTGGAGTCCTCGGGAATGTTACATACACGACCAGCGATTTTCCTACCTTGCTCAACGGTGTCGATGAAAACCGCCGGTTCAAGCAATTTTTGCTCGACCTGCCACTGGAGGACCAAGCGGCGTGGGTTTACAACCTCTCGCTCAACTATGCGCGGGGCGGTTTCGATGGAAGGGTGATTTACACGCACCAAACCGAAGCGGTGAGTAGTTATAATGTTCATGATCTCAACCAGATCGTACCAGCCTATTCCACTCTTGACCTGAGGCTTTCCTACACCTTCGATAAGGGTGGTAGCGGATGGACGATTTTCTTCGAAGGGGATGATCTCTTACATGGTCCCCATGATCCGGATATTCGCTCTGGAACAGGGTCAAATCCGGATCGGAAAGATGCGCGTTATTTCTTTTCTGACTCATTGCAATTTAACGGTGGTCGCACGTTTACAATGGGCATCAAAGGAAGATTCTGA
- a CDS encoding FecR family protein gives MTGYIANDDFMNEDEQAAIWCLRLAEDSLSDEERQTFDNWYAEPLNARAFREALVIWQSADEAAERPELIHIRSQALQSLRHANSRRWARGILDHWRWPAGLVAAMLIAILTGVMLFYTPTQIYETGTGERQVIALEDGSKLSLDALTSVEARMTDDGRELRLLTGRAKFDVAKDSLRPFSVAAGNKIVVATGTSFSVELLSEQARVVLYEGSVEILDQVDGTAKARPIAINKTRLQSDNILVPGSELVAPLSSSTADIAPIDVERSLSWEAGQISFDNERLSSAVERINRYSDQTLIVGDQSAANIRLNGVFTAGDTEAFVEAVTALHDVKAVRETGRLTLKSGKTAK, from the coding sequence ATGACCGGATATATCGCCAATGATGATTTTATGAATGAGGATGAGCAAGCCGCCATTTGGTGCCTGAGGTTAGCCGAAGATAGCCTGTCGGATGAAGAACGGCAAACGTTCGATAATTGGTATGCAGAACCTCTTAATGCCAGAGCGTTTCGGGAGGCGCTGGTGATTTGGCAAAGCGCGGATGAAGCTGCAGAGCGTCCAGAACTGATCCATATTCGTTCACAAGCTTTGCAGAGCCTACGCCACGCCAATAGTCGCCGTTGGGCGCGCGGCATTCTTGATCATTGGCGCTGGCCAGCCGGTCTGGTGGCTGCGATGCTCATCGCTATTTTAACGGGTGTGATGCTGTTTTATACGCCGACCCAGATTTACGAGACCGGCACTGGTGAACGCCAGGTGATCGCACTGGAAGACGGGTCAAAACTCTCTTTAGACGCTTTGACCAGCGTCGAGGCGCGAATGACTGATGATGGTCGAGAATTAAGACTGCTGACAGGCCGCGCAAAATTCGATGTGGCTAAAGATTCATTGCGGCCGTTCAGCGTTGCTGCCGGCAATAAAATTGTCGTCGCCACCGGCACGTCTTTCAGTGTCGAGTTACTGAGCGAACAGGCACGTGTTGTCCTTTATGAAGGCAGTGTTGAGATACTGGATCAAGTAGACGGCACGGCGAAAGCACGCCCGATTGCAATTAATAAAACTAGGCTTCAGTCAGATAATATATTGGTGCCCGGCAGTGAGCTTGTTGCACCTCTATCTTCATCCACTGCTGATATCGCCCCAATAGATGTAGAGCGGTCATTGTCCTGGGAGGCAGGTCAGATCAGTTTTGATAATGAACGTCTTAGCTCCGCAGTCGAACGCATCAACAGATATTCAGATCAGACACTTATCGTGGGTGATCAATCGGCCGCAAATATTCGATTAAATGGTGTGTTTACCGCAGGCGATACCGAGGCGTTTGTTGAAGCCGTTACAGCGTTGCATGACGTCAAAGCAGTGCGGGAAACGGGGCGGTTGACATTGAAAAGCGGTAAAACTGCAAAATAA
- a CDS encoding helix-turn-helix domain-containing protein, whose protein sequence is MIRSGAFLLLAAVIFGLISPANALAVKDSCADAVALKSPINIFSKGYLEQAVPLQADYFLNAGVALGADQIASQEFVSSACSKIFKAPERGGALWLRFEVKNDRNDTQTASVAFMEGIFDDVTLFEHRADGITAVSNGGRGTVDHENGLITAVSFKIKAGDTKLFYMRVSGAYAPNIVPIIISAELLPDWTELFTIMSALLLGFSLLMILSSLILFRHIEARFYQYYTIYIGSLFIFALLYHGWPALLFDVSIPLKQFEPLTELFSGIAVLANIQYCRILLTTNETGNHLGQQSRSHIFTLLTVIGVMVIALAIVDSKGVATPLTLFFFISPLILLLVSIQKIRKGLRQAIPVCASLFCLFVGLSFINYCFFFPFQPRETDSASQLILMHPLTLSYAFAILGEGLFMMVAISIMMNTMQSQRKDAIAAAIRLQSEIRMSELAHRDEQKITGLRIETLNALLADNPERSIPCPAEQSFLDRATKCVIDSIPQKGFGARALAQKLGVTEKTLGRRLQALQPLAPAAFIRSIRLSYARDLILLRQYNTVTEIANASGFSSVSHFTKSYSKEFNETPSEAFRSIKAVS, encoded by the coding sequence GTGATCCGATCGGGTGCGTTTTTACTGCTGGCAGCTGTGATATTTGGCCTAATTTCACCGGCCAACGCTCTCGCGGTCAAAGACTCCTGTGCTGATGCAGTCGCCCTTAAGAGTCCGATCAATATATTCTCAAAGGGTTATCTGGAACAAGCGGTACCGCTTCAAGCTGACTATTTCCTAAATGCAGGAGTTGCTCTCGGCGCAGATCAAATTGCCTCCCAGGAATTCGTATCATCTGCTTGCTCAAAAATATTCAAAGCGCCCGAAAGGGGTGGGGCTCTGTGGCTGCGATTCGAAGTAAAAAACGATCGCAATGATACACAAACAGCGTCTGTCGCTTTTATGGAAGGCATTTTTGATGATGTCACTTTGTTTGAGCATCGTGCGGATGGTATCACTGCAGTATCGAACGGCGGTCGCGGCACCGTAGATCACGAAAATGGTCTCATAACAGCGGTTTCGTTCAAGATTAAGGCTGGTGATACAAAGTTATTCTATATGCGGGTGTCGGGCGCTTACGCCCCCAATATCGTACCTATTATCATATCCGCGGAGCTTTTGCCCGACTGGACCGAACTTTTCACGATCATGTCTGCACTTCTGCTGGGTTTCAGCCTGCTCATGATCTTGTCGAGCTTGATTCTGTTCCGGCATATCGAAGCGCGCTTTTATCAATATTATACGATTTATATTGGTAGCCTTTTTATTTTTGCGCTGCTCTATCATGGTTGGCCAGCATTATTGTTCGATGTCTCAATACCATTGAAACAGTTTGAACCGCTTACCGAACTATTTTCCGGCATTGCCGTATTGGCTAATATTCAATATTGTCGGATCTTGCTAACGACCAACGAGACCGGCAACCATCTTGGGCAGCAATCGCGTTCACATATTTTTACGCTGCTCACCGTCATCGGAGTGATGGTGATTGCGCTTGCTATTGTCGATTCAAAGGGTGTTGCAACACCTTTGACCCTGTTTTTCTTTATCAGCCCGCTCATATTGCTGCTGGTCTCGATTCAGAAAATCAGAAAAGGCCTGAGGCAGGCGATACCGGTATGTGCGTCACTATTCTGTCTGTTTGTAGGCCTGTCTTTCATAAACTACTGCTTTTTCTTCCCGTTCCAACCAAGAGAGACAGATTCTGCTTCGCAGCTCATTTTGATGCACCCTTTGACTTTGAGCTATGCTTTTGCAATTTTGGGGGAAGGCCTCTTCATGATGGTAGCGATTTCCATCATGATGAATACGATGCAGAGCCAGCGAAAGGATGCAATTGCAGCAGCGATCCGGTTACAGAGTGAAATCCGGATGTCCGAGCTGGCGCATAGGGATGAGCAAAAGATAACAGGATTGCGGATTGAGACATTAAACGCTCTCTTGGCAGATAATCCTGAACGGTCAATTCCTTGCCCGGCAGAACAAAGTTTTTTGGACCGAGCCACCAAATGCGTGATCGATTCTATTCCGCAGAAGGGTTTTGGAGCGAGAGCATTGGCTCAGAAGCTGGGAGTCACGGAGAAAACTCTTGGTCGTCGGTTGCAGGCCTTACAGCCGCTTGCACCCGCCGCTTTCATTCGGTCCATACGTTTAAGCTATGCGCGTGACCTTATCCTGCTCCGGCAATATAATACGGTCACCGAAATTGCCAACGCATCGGGGTTTTCAAGTGTCAGCCACTTTACGAAATCTTATAGCAAAGAGTTTAATGAGACACCTAGCGAAGCCTTTAGGTCAATAAAAGCCGTAAGTTAA